In the Kribbella sp. NBC_00482 genome, one interval contains:
- a CDS encoding ABC transporter substrate-binding protein, translating to MTGIHPPGGSLARRTLLKAGAGGLGLGALANLAACSKDGGGSSKSLKMLYFGEQAQATQLQNRLQPQIAKLDSTIKFEISAINGTDWNDFLAKVLTQIAAGTPPDIISVATEGLQLMASKELAVPLDDYVTKDLDALKEYFADIHPALIESMMYQGHLWELPDSFNAGNMFYSTELFQRAGVVPPSADWTLDDFETAATKIAKFKGINAFGWVVRLWGSWTSFMYANNANLLEEGKYDGGDWLWSKAYAGDAAAAGRKGGWKWGAPTANSDATVEALNYMIELTKKGLSPSPDVGGGGTLQGLFASNRIGMSIGGGFWAGGLTNAGMKNGSFDVTMFPKWKSQRHLFGAGGYAIFKSSKKKDLAWEVLKLLVKPETFDLVFPGNVTTPGRKSLVTAARYAKTGPKHWSTFYDTLTKHPDTAPIPAPPYYNALATALNQRTTQAISSGNAKAALDGLQSDLEKAAGAS from the coding sequence ATGACAGGTATTCATCCGCCCGGAGGCTCGCTCGCCCGCCGCACGCTGCTGAAGGCCGGGGCCGGTGGCCTCGGTCTGGGCGCGCTGGCCAACCTGGCCGCCTGCAGCAAGGACGGCGGCGGCTCGTCGAAGTCGCTGAAGATGCTGTACTTCGGCGAGCAGGCGCAGGCGACCCAGCTGCAGAACCGGTTGCAGCCGCAGATCGCCAAGCTCGACTCGACCATCAAGTTCGAGATCTCCGCCATCAACGGCACCGACTGGAACGACTTCCTGGCCAAGGTGCTGACCCAGATCGCCGCCGGGACCCCGCCGGACATCATCAGCGTCGCCACCGAAGGCCTGCAGCTGATGGCGTCGAAGGAACTCGCGGTGCCGCTCGACGACTACGTCACCAAGGACCTGGACGCGCTGAAGGAGTACTTCGCCGACATCCACCCGGCCCTGATCGAGTCGATGATGTACCAGGGCCACCTGTGGGAGCTCCCGGACAGCTTCAACGCCGGGAACATGTTCTACAGCACGGAGCTCTTCCAGCGCGCCGGCGTCGTACCGCCGAGTGCGGACTGGACCCTCGACGACTTCGAGACCGCGGCGACCAAGATCGCCAAGTTCAAGGGCATCAACGCCTTCGGCTGGGTGGTCCGGCTGTGGGGCAGCTGGACGTCGTTCATGTACGCGAACAACGCCAACCTGCTCGAGGAGGGCAAGTACGACGGCGGCGACTGGCTGTGGAGCAAGGCGTACGCCGGTGACGCTGCCGCCGCCGGCCGGAAGGGCGGCTGGAAATGGGGCGCACCGACCGCGAACTCCGACGCGACCGTCGAGGCGCTGAACTACATGATCGAGCTGACGAAGAAGGGCCTCTCGCCGTCGCCCGACGTCGGCGGTGGCGGCACGCTGCAGGGCCTGTTCGCGTCGAACCGGATCGGGATGTCGATCGGCGGCGGGTTCTGGGCCGGCGGCCTGACCAACGCCGGGATGAAGAACGGCAGCTTCGACGTCACGATGTTCCCGAAGTGGAAGAGCCAGCGGCACCTGTTCGGCGCCGGCGGGTACGCGATCTTCAAATCGTCGAAGAAGAAGGATCTGGCCTGGGAGGTCCTGAAGCTGCTGGTGAAGCCGGAGACCTTCGACCTGGTCTTCCCTGGCAACGTGACCACGCCCGGCCGCAAGTCCCTGGTGACGGCCGCACGGTACGCCAAGACCGGGCCGAAGCACTGGTCGACCTTCTACGACACGCTGACCAAGCACCCGGACACAGCCCCGATCCCGGCCCCGCCGTACTACAACGCGCTCGCGACCGCGCTGAACCAGCGCACCACGCAGGCCATCTCGTCCGGTAACGCCAAGGCGGCCCTGGACGGGTTGCAGTCCGACCTCGAGAAGGCGGCAGGAGCGAGCTGA
- a CDS encoding LacI family DNA-binding transcriptional regulator — translation MAKSSDGRPKRVTMTDVARRAGVSQPTVSFVLNDRRDVAVAEETRRRVLEAAAELDFVPNRAAQLLRSNKSFTVGVVTSGIVSQPYAGLIVLGLQQVVQPAGYVCMVVDTTGDPGQGDDAVASLVGQGVAAIVYASLAPQPLHRSPRLDGIRTIFVNCWPEEGHADTILLADEYAGGRAAAASVFERGHREVAFLGGMRNDYACKERRRGFDDAARAAGLRPADLVHRYGTYQIGNGYDLATEVITEHSPTALVCGNDRMAIGALLALHALGLDCPRDVSIVGFDDQPDVADQVRPGLTTAALPHLMLGRRAGELLLAGPDDAPERVIVDCDLIERDSVGDPPRRRPRPRARSGA, via the coding sequence ATGGCGAAGTCGTCGGACGGACGGCCGAAACGCGTCACGATGACCGACGTCGCCCGGCGCGCGGGGGTGTCCCAGCCGACGGTCTCGTTCGTGCTCAACGACCGCCGCGACGTGGCGGTGGCCGAGGAGACCAGGCGGCGCGTGCTCGAGGCCGCGGCCGAGCTCGACTTCGTCCCCAACCGGGCCGCCCAGCTGCTGCGGTCGAACAAGTCGTTCACCGTCGGCGTCGTGACCAGTGGGATCGTCTCCCAGCCGTACGCCGGTCTGATCGTGCTCGGCCTACAACAGGTCGTCCAGCCCGCGGGCTACGTGTGCATGGTCGTCGACACGACCGGCGACCCGGGGCAGGGCGACGACGCGGTGGCGAGCCTGGTCGGCCAAGGCGTCGCCGCGATCGTGTACGCGTCGCTCGCGCCCCAGCCGCTGCACCGCAGCCCGCGCCTTGACGGGATCCGGACGATCTTCGTCAACTGCTGGCCCGAGGAGGGCCACGCCGACACGATCCTGCTGGCCGACGAGTACGCCGGTGGTCGTGCCGCGGCGGCGTCCGTGTTCGAGCGCGGGCATCGCGAGGTCGCGTTCCTCGGCGGCATGCGGAACGACTACGCGTGCAAGGAACGTCGGCGCGGCTTCGACGACGCCGCCCGGGCGGCCGGTCTACGTCCGGCCGATCTCGTGCATCGGTACGGCACCTATCAGATCGGCAACGGGTACGACCTGGCGACCGAGGTGATCACTGAGCATTCCCCGACGGCGTTGGTCTGCGGGAACGATCGAATGGCGATCGGCGCGCTGCTCGCCCTGCACGCGCTCGGGCTGGACTGCCCGCGGGACGTCAGCATCGTCGGTTTCGACGACCAGCCTGACGTCGCGGACCAGGTCCGTCCGGGTCTGACCACCGCCGCGCTGCCGCACCTGATGCTGGGTCGACGGGCCGGCGAGCTCCTGCTGGCCGGCCCGGACGATGCGCCCGAGCGGGTGATCGTCGACTGCGATCTGATCGAGCGCGACTCCGTCGGTGATCCGCCGCGTCGGCGGCCGCGGCCTCGGGCTCGGTCTGGGGCGTGA
- a CDS encoding glycoside hydrolase family 32 protein, whose amino-acid sequence MIRRVGGRGLGLGLGREMIHWRPSSGFVGDVIPFSHAGRIWLFYLLDERPEDPTAGARGMPWALVSTTDFVQYTDHGVVLPAGDRDAVDFDCYTGSVVADGSQLHLFYTGHNPRRGDADGSFQVVCHAVSAGDPTRWTKLSSEAFGAPPGYVPQDWRDPFVYRTATDQPWQMVLAARYVDVPDRRCGVVARLTSTDLAQWTIAEPLWEPHRFITQECPDVFQWGDWWYLVYSEFTDAFQTRYRIARGPDGPWLAPGRDTVDGRAFYAAKSVEHEGRRFFIGWIPTKQGDSDAGPWQWAGDLAVLEAHQEDDGTLAFGLPAEVATAYADVQDVKLSPLDGADAEPGQGAIDRYAAWIGDVVPDRCLISLTVDVAAGTQAFGLLLHASADGEHATVVRLEPQRNRIVLDHWPRARTGPAQWQVAGDIPHLIELERPCPLPPGRHTVQVLLNGTTGQVVVDNRAALTFRRYELGARHLGLFVTDGVVDLAELTVSS is encoded by the coding sequence GTGATCCGCCGCGTCGGCGGCCGCGGCCTCGGGCTCGGTCTGGGGCGTGAAATGATCCACTGGCGCCCGTCGTCGGGCTTCGTCGGCGACGTGATCCCGTTCAGTCACGCGGGGCGGATCTGGTTGTTCTACCTGCTGGACGAGCGTCCGGAGGACCCGACCGCCGGTGCGAGGGGGATGCCGTGGGCGTTGGTGTCCACCACGGACTTCGTGCAGTACACGGACCACGGCGTCGTACTGCCGGCGGGGGATCGGGATGCGGTCGATTTCGACTGCTACACGGGCAGTGTGGTGGCCGATGGTTCGCAGCTGCACCTCTTCTACACCGGGCACAATCCGCGGCGCGGGGACGCGGACGGCTCGTTTCAGGTCGTGTGTCATGCGGTCAGTGCCGGTGATCCGACGCGTTGGACCAAGCTCTCCTCGGAGGCTTTCGGTGCGCCGCCGGGGTATGTGCCGCAGGACTGGCGGGATCCGTTCGTGTACCGGACCGCAACCGACCAGCCGTGGCAGATGGTCTTGGCGGCGCGGTACGTCGACGTGCCGGATCGCCGGTGTGGTGTCGTCGCGCGGTTGACGTCGACCGACCTGGCGCAGTGGACGATCGCGGAGCCGTTGTGGGAGCCGCACCGGTTCATCACGCAGGAGTGCCCGGATGTGTTCCAGTGGGGCGACTGGTGGTACCTGGTGTACTCCGAGTTCACTGACGCGTTCCAGACGCGGTACCGGATCGCGCGTGGGCCGGACGGTCCGTGGCTCGCGCCGGGGCGCGACACCGTCGACGGGCGGGCGTTCTACGCGGCCAAGTCGGTCGAGCATGAGGGGCGCCGGTTCTTCATCGGCTGGATCCCCACAAAACAAGGGGATTCCGACGCAGGCCCGTGGCAGTGGGCCGGCGACCTCGCCGTACTCGAAGCCCATCAGGAGGACGACGGGACGCTGGCGTTCGGTCTCCCCGCGGAGGTCGCGACGGCGTACGCCGACGTACAGGACGTCAAGCTGTCACCGCTGGACGGCGCAGACGCCGAGCCGGGACAGGGCGCGATCGACCGGTACGCCGCCTGGATCGGAGACGTGGTGCCGGACCGGTGCCTGATCTCGTTGACGGTCGACGTCGCGGCCGGCACGCAGGCGTTCGGGCTCCTGTTACACGCCAGCGCGGACGGCGAGCACGCCACCGTCGTACGCCTCGAGCCACAACGCAACCGCATCGTCCTAGACCACTGGCCCCGCGCCCGCACCGGCCCAGCCCAATGGCAGGTAGCCGGCGACATCCCCCACCTCATAGAATTAGAACGCCCCTGCCCCCTACCACCCGGCCGCCACACCGTGCAGGTCCTACTAAACGGAACCACCGGCCAGGTCGTAGTAGACAACCGAGCAGCCCTAACCTTCCGCCGCTACGAACTGGGTGCGCGCCACCTCGGCCTCTTCGTCACCGACGGCGTCGTAGACCTCGCAGAGCTCACAGTCTCGAGCTGA